GCCGAAGGTGAATTAACCTCTTGCAATCCATCAACGcgattcgcgtttctcccgaaGACAGGAGCGCTATCCGGACGACCACCGATTATGTTCCTCATTCCTTCCCGATCTTTCGCAGTCAAATTCTGACGAGAATTCGACAATCCAACGTTCTCGGTCGACGGCATCATCAAACAAACTGGATTGTTCAAATCCGCGACGCTCGACCAACTCATACTCGCCAATTCCCAACGACGCATCAAATCCGATATCCTTTCAGCCCTCATCGTCGCGTCCAAACTCTCGTCGTAGTCCGGACCCTGCGTCAATGAGAAGAGACGTTCTTAATCAAACCGAccgtcacattttttttttttcttcaattgccTGTATTTCAAACGAATATCCAAATATTCTTGTCCTCCCAGAGAAAATACTtacgttttcaattttttcatccagcATTTTGAAGAAGTCCAGCTGACTGGAAGACACCTCGCTGCAaccaaaaccattttttttctttcacaaacgagtttgaaaaagcacgctggaatttttaaaacgtaTCGCATTCTTCACattatttatcaatgaaaTAATATTGTATTTATGAAGATTACTTACGCTTGTTGCAACAGTGGTCCACTTCCGGGCCCACCGGACTTCTTTTTTGCCTGGGACTTGACGTCGACCGAGCCGTTTTGATTGTCCTCGTTTCGATTGACCTCGGCCCCATTGTTGTTCGTTTTGTTGCTCTTCGTACTTCCGTTTTTCTGTTCGATCGAAGCCGATCCTAAGatcagagagaaagaaaaaaactattgaataTCCAGCAAGAATCAACGAATATGCATCGAATAATAGTCATAGCAGCATGAAATAGTCACGCGGTCCCTCACGTGGAggttaaaaataacaaaatggatcgagaaataaagagagagagagcaggaaAATGCGAAAATAGGGATATACGAGAGTGCATTGAAAATCCAAGGTCATTGCGAGGTTAAGAGCGAAAGCCTCGAAACTCTTTATAAAGCTAAAGTCTGctcatgtttttttcacacggCGACAAGTACGGTCGAGCGATCTAGGGGGaaataaattgatgaaaaatcatgcGACCACACGAGTGTCGTAAAATTTCAACGATCGATTTGAAACACACAAAATcgaaagttttgtttacagAAGGAAAACGCGGAGACGGAAGACAGCGGTCTGACACGGATTAAAAAGCTTCGACACGATCACGCgtctatttttattccgtcgtaaaaaatgatattccCGGTTCATATACGTGTGCTGGTCCGTTCTATAGTATGCGTTTGAAAATATGCAGCGCAGTGTCGCGACACAAACAGTGTCGAAAGGTCGTTAATTAACGCACTTGAGAATATCCAGTAAACAATGTTTGATCTTATCGCGGATAATATAATCCAATTCCGATTCTTCGTCGAGTTTACAACGCGGTTTCAAACCGTTCAAAATGAAAtgtgaatatatattttttttctccatttcgtCACTTTTCAAGATGCCAACCGGAAAACaacgtttttattattaattttttccatcgttactTTTACGATTGATATTTTTAAGCCCTCGTGTGTAACGGTGAGTCATCGGTGTCCCGCCCAAAACTGTTTTTCATCGTACCTCGCGattaagggagaaaaaaaatttataaacatttttttccccataatATTAGGATCCATAAAGTCGAAAGTCTGTAGCAATAACAGGACTTTTTCCCTAAGTTTCGTTATTCGTGCGGTGCGCGCTTCAAGAACACGAATAGTCCTCGCCTTAGCTGTCGCAATACTAATTTTACAATCGAGCTTGATTTTCACTTCAGTATGAATTACACAtttcggaatgaaaaaattgttaattcgaAAAAGTATGTGATTTTTTAGAGTCCGCAGCTGGGATCGTAGCGTGACGACTTCCCGAAAAAAGTTGCGTTTCGGAAAATGCTCATCGACGTACATTCACAAGTAGATCACACAGTTagtgtttttattctttcgaaTCTCGTGACACTGTTTTTCACGAGATGAGGAAACTCGATTTATTTATGAATGCGAAATGTGGCAGTTGTGGCAGATAAGTGTTTGTTTAGGAGGCGGTCCATTAATTGGTTGGCAAGAGACGTGAACGAGAGCAAAGGAGAACGAACTCTCCGCTCGTATCACAATGGGAACACAAATAAACACGCGATGTATAGTACGGCTTGGGACACGAGATCGAATGACTGTGATGTgcagaagagaagaaaaaaattacgccaACTGGCGCGTTGTTGACGAGGGGAGAGTATAGCGAGTCACGTGCAAACGAAGTATAAACAAATACAGATAGAGTTGTTCTGCGTGCACAATATTAatgaattcatgaaaattggtttacaaaataaatactcTCTGAAATGATGCTTGGAAAATACGAGGAATATTAATAATAGGAATTACGAAGTGGGAAAAACTCGCGTTATcccggaaaaaaattctcaccctCGATGATAATTGCGAGAAAATATTCGCGCGTATTCTTGACAGTTTAAATCAACGCATAAGCGAATCGCCTCAATTAATACGGTCGTGGCAAAATTCTATTCTTGGAAAGGGACCTCGTCGTTTTGTACCTCGAGCGTATTAGCGTATGGTAATGAGGATTCTATACGtgctacgaaataaatgagTCACGGTCAGAGTGGAAAGGAATTCGGTGGCGCGGAGGCTTTCGTATACGACCGCCAAGCCTGACGTAGAGATTCTCGATGGATTCTCTTCGTCTTAAGGTAGTTCCGTCATTCGTGATGAATTGATCACACGCTCGAGCAGTTCACTCGGTGTGGTGATCgttaaacaataaataagTCGGTCGATGCTCGcgagataaatttttaatgcgACTTATTTTGAAAGATTTCACGAGGAAACTATTTTTGCGAATGAAAACACGTTTATGCTTCGTCACACTCGTTAAAACGTTCCAATGATTCTggcaatgatgaaaaaatgtgcgattATCGGATATgtactgaaaaaataatgaataattatcTAAGCGAGTTTTTGCGCTGGATCGAGCGTTGCTCAAGTGTTGATAACAAGCCTGTGCGCATGCGCGCGAGCGTCGGTGTGCATGCTCAAGcaagagagataaaaaatacgGAGATCCGAGTGTGTTTGAAGTTAATACGAAATTCCAATATGAATACCTCACGCTCGGTCATTCCGCCGTTCGCGCGGAGATTAATTTCGTAATCGGAAGGGAAATCAAGCTGACGGACGTGTTCGATCGAATGGACAATATCGCGTGGGAAACTTTACTTAcgattcaacgattttttaattataataaataattaaaaaaccaATGATCGACGGAGACCCGTGGGAATTCCGTGAGCACCCAAAATTCTCAGTTTCCAAGTTTATTGCCGTATTCGCAGCAATGCAGTGCTAATAATACGCGCAAACTTATCTCGTTTCGGTGATAAAAGCGAGAGCCGGAAACGGTGATTTACCATAGATTTTCTTCACGGGTCACCGCATATCAGAGCAGGATGTAGGATGACAAGAAGTGCGCGGAAATGGAGAGGGTAAGAGGGGCGCGAGGGATCGGCCACTGCTCCTGGCTCCGGATATCGATCCGGCAACTCAGCGTCAACGCAAAGAGGTCGTACATGTATATTGTTGGTATAAAATAAGTTTCGCCTGTTGTACCGAAACGCAGAGGGAACTGATGAAGCCCGACCGCGGGAAAACGCGATACGCAGATATTCGATAGCTACCAAATCGTTTGCTCGCACATCAatgaaacgttgaaaatatatttaggcatttttttttgtcaagaaAAGCGCTGCTGCCCCCTCTCTACCGTCGATGAGTCAATCCTCGTTCCTTCGAAAAGCAAGGATTTACAAGTACCGCGCCGCGGAAGGTCATTCGACACCGTCGCACAGAACAAATGTATACGGACGCAGCGTGTGTTAAACCGCGGAGCAGCGCGAATATTATTTATGTACCTTCGGCGTAAGCATATTTATATTAAGAGAATATCGGATAAATCTGGTATATCAATTTCTcagtataaaatatttagcgATAGAAGGAAAATTAAGCTGAACAAGAAGAACGATGAAGGGATGCCCCGATCTACCGATCTATCGATGATGAGTCTCGAATTACGAGGAATGTAATGAGAGACGATTCGAGTCGCGAAATCGGCATCCTCGGTACTAGCCGAGGGATCGGATCGTACACACCAAGTACGTGGTAACACACGCAATGGTGATGGACGGATGGGAGAAAGAGGTACCCCCGGATGAGGACGTCGAGTAGCCAGACCGGAAGTTTGCCGCAAATTGCTGACGATGGACGAATCGTTGAACGTAGAACCGCGTACgcggacattttttcgagaCATTACGCATTTATAATGCGACTTTGTGTTCGGTTGCGTAACTTCTTTTAATGATTCATATTCAAGGGAACTACAGATCTCTTGGCCTGAAATAAAACGTCCAACAGATGCGCGGTGATTCGTAAAGGTAGTGTTGGACCACGCGGAGCCAGCAGCCGCATGAGCGCAACAAAACCAATTCCGGTGTAACGAGTTTCTCATTCAATCGACCCTGTACTCGcggcaaaatttttctttatcgccGTATACCCAGCCATTAGTTTTAACTACGAAAATCGATaagtttattttattgatagcGCGATGGAGGGTCGTCGAGGTATTTGTAAGCGCGGTGGCTCAACGATCCGGTAATATGCGAACGAACGTTAGCGCGCAGCCCTGAATTCGCCTACCCGTGAGTCCCCGCACGTTTCGTCGCTAGAGCAAAAGAACACAGCAGCGATTCGCTCGGTATACTCGGCTCGGCGAAGTCACAGCCCCCCGCGACTCGGTGGTCTTTGCCAGCGCTCAACACGCGAAACACACTCGCGAGGCTTCGGCCAGCTTTTGGCTCCGCCTTCTTTTTATCTATTTACTATCGCACAACACGATAATATCACTGATCACGCAAAATGGTATTCCAAAAAATAAGATAAAGAGCTGCCATCCTAACTGGGTAGATGAATATTCAGGCCGAAAAAAGGAGGCAaaagttttgagaaaaaaaatggaactgGAGAGGAGCCCGAGAAATTATTCGAGCGCGATAATTGCGGCATGCTTGCGCGCGCGCTCGGCCGatcgttatttatttcatgCTCGATCGATCGTAGGATAGAACAATGATACGAATGTGGCATAGCCCGAAGGGAATAACCAAGTGCGACCGCGTCGCGACTGAACGGCGCCAAAATTCATCGTTGCAGACGGGGAGCTAGCGTTCAACCAACGCATTGTCCATAGAATCGTAAAGGGTATGCGCAACAAGCTGATTAATCGATCCGTGCCAACGcgaagcatgaaaaaaaaatagccgctCTAAATAATTGATCTTCCTGCACCTGCACCTGCTACATgacatatttattgaaaatgagaTTTATTCTTTCATCCTGAATCACGAATAACAATACGATTTTCGTTGAGTTCTCTTCTCGTGTGCGGCGTTACTTATTCCCGCAGCGGCTTCAACAACGGTAACGCAGATGCGACTATATCGGCGCTTGGTGCCGGTAGAATCGAGGCTAACTCGAAGCGAGACCATAAGCACCAGCTTGAAGGATGCCGGCAGCTGTTTACACCACCCGGCCGCCGGCGGTATTCATACTGCGCAGGCTGTACAGGGTGCGATTTTCGTTACCGCCTTGACTCGCGCTACTACGCGCCTACGCATCATCGATCTGTCAACGTCACAGCTCTATtcatttttccttatttttctcgaaacgcGCTCGGTGGGATAGGCAATTGTGAAAATCGTAGGCTGACCACCCGGTGGAccggaaaaattcgaaacgaatttttcgttcgatcgtGACGTCGACGCGGGGCTTTTCTCTCTTGAGAATCGTACGAAAACTGGAAATTCCATTGGAGCTCGTCGGGGACACCCtgtattcattttattctccCAAGTACGCTCGAGTAGTGGGACGAttctttttcaaactcatttcTCGATAAATGTACTCGGCAAGATAAATCATATCTCGTTACATTCGACACACAGATGCGGCTGAAGAAATCGTCCTCGTTATTGGATACTCGGCGTATCGCATCGCGCCAATGATAACTCAAATTTATGCCTTTTTCCTTTGAGCCCCAATGACGTCAGGGACGCGATGAAATTTTCGCATTCATCCTCATTCCTTATTTGCAATTCTTTTGCTATTATAATTTATCGTTAAGTTGTTGCGACCTCGATGCTAATATTTGAGGATGCGTTGGTACACCGAAGGgatagagaacgagagagagacgagACCGAGTGAATATTCTATTTAAAACTGCGGACATTCGAGACTCTTTCTATTTTGGTACTTACATCGGTGTTTCGAGGAGCAGCCCCTAACCTTATATCCGGACGATCGCGTTtgtacttatttttctctcttttccctcaAATATTTGTGTCGCttgagaataaaagaaaaaaatcaatctttgTCCTCAATGAGCTACGAGGACCTTCAGAATTTACAGCAACCCCCTTTTTATTTTAGTTCCCGACTGTCGATGCGAGGATATTCCATTGTCGccagttttctcgaaaacggtgatAGTCGTCTTGGCCCATTTTTTACGTAACTCCGTCAGTGTTCTTATTTGCAGTATGTCAAGATTCATCGCgaactattttattcatttaaacATATCGGAACGCGAGCACATTTCGATTATCGACTACTTTACACCGTTGTATGTTGCTAGTTTCACTTCGAGCTGTCGTTTGAAAAGTGTGAAATAAagaatgttttaaaaaaaaacataaaaactcccgactgaaaaacTCCTTTACTTAAGAAAACAGTAATACACTTTAGAAAgtttgaaatgaaataaatgtcTCTAATCAAATCGTTGAATAAGAATTGAAGACATCTCCCGACGAAAATCCCGacatctattttttatttcagactTTCTAAAGTTTGTTACTATTTTCTCTTATGTTCACGAGTTTTTCAATCGGGAGTTTTGatgttttttaaaacattttttcatcgctaACAAATGAAATTTACTCGGAAAGAAATCTGTATAGACATAAACATGGGTTTGACAGAGTGATTTCTTCATTGCGTCGAGCTGTGCAACATCGCAAACCGGAATATTCTGGAGTCGAGTCAAATATTCTGGTTCATACTCTTTGGCTCTTGAATTCCACTCGTCTATAACGCACGTCATCACAAAAGACGTCGAGAgagcttattttttaaacgttgTACGCACAGCGATATTTTGTAATGTTCAAATGGCTGAAACGCGGTTAAGACGAATATTGCACGACTAAGATTCCATTATCAGAGATAACGAGAAGCGGCGTGATGCACGTGTGCAAAAAATGTGCGAATCAGCACGCGTCTCATTGCTCTTCATTAAATTCCTATCGGCCGTTGAATGTCGAACAAAGAGTCAGAAATTTGCGAAACTGAAAAATAGAGTAATGGGAATCGTGAATGCGCGGCTGGCGGATACGAATGAAGGCGAATTCGTGGCTCGTTCTCTCATCTGAAAGCGCAATCGATCGACGTATCTCTGccacttgaaatttcgcacCGAGAACCCCTGTAGCGATTAAAATGACGGTGCGAGATTGCTGAATGATCCAAGCTAAAAATCGGCGAGGATCGTTGTCTCATCGCGCGACTCTCGAGAGATAACAGGAGAAGACGTCGTTCGTCAGCAGAAATCACTGCGGATTAGCTCGAGTCAAATCCAGAATAATCTACCCTCgaaccgaaaaaataaaacgcaaCGAGAAAAGCTGATCCGCagaaataagtgaaaaatatttatcgtcgTTTCCCAGAGACGACTCTACGATCGTTCGAGTagataaataaaaacgcgttgaataggCATCGGTTAATCATGGGCGAGACACGAGGCTCGGAGAAAAGTAAACAAAGAGTGGGGGCAAGGAGGATCGCAATACCGGTCGAGCCCGGCCCGAAACCCGCTTGACTCTGAGCGTGCGCACAACGCGCGCATTTTTCCCTCTCCACGCACATATGTATGTCCATTTGATTTGCATCCCATTGACCTAACGTCAGTTACTGGCAcgtgaaatggaaaaaagaaaaaacaccaAATCCAGGAGCTCATACGTCGTTAAAAAATTAACTTTCTTAACGCGTATTCAAAATTGAAGTTTGAAATTCGTCATACCGATGCGGGGACGACCCAATTACTCGAAATTTCGTATCTCGGAGATCTCGCTTTGCACAAATAAGCTCGATGGATCTGAGATAAAAGTATGCGCATAACCAGAAGGTGAGTCGCAATGGAATGAGTCACGTCCGTTTGAAATTTAAGCAAGAGATcgcaacagattttttttctccttcaatTCGCTTGTGCCGCTGCTGCCACCGCCGCCGCATTTCTATGTACGACGATGATGAGTTTTTTGGCGCCATGCTTAAAATATACACAATCCTGAAGAGTGACGCAAATTTCTCTGTTCACAGAACCCGAGAAGCTTTAACGGCTCTCGGTTAAATACATAGACCAGCGACGGGTTAATAATCTTGAAACAATGCGATTCAACGGACACGCCTACCCGAAGAAATTAATGATGTTCCCATACCGGGTGTCCCCGATCCCGACCGCTCAACTCTCATTAACCCAAAAAACtcttgttttaaagttttttttatacttttcaattttcatctcaGTTGTTTTACCTATTTtagatttatttatatttttcctgtTATTTTCGTGCATCGGCGATGATTCATCGCGCgaatcgtgatttttttattggttcAACGTGCATTAACGCACAGACACGCgttattacaaaatataaatgtatattacGAACGATGCCAGAGCTCGCATGCAGTTGTTCTCGCACATACACCGTTGGATCTTTACTCGCTCattctattttcatttttcggtgCGCACGTACTCTCAGAAAATCAGCGCTCGTCATCGTCCAACGACGAGCAGCTCTTTTTCTCCGACTCCCTTTCTCCCGACTCCA
The window above is part of the Venturia canescens isolate UGA chromosome 5, ASM1945775v1, whole genome shotgun sequence genome. Proteins encoded here:
- the LOC122410623 gene encoding uncharacterized protein isoform X2, which translates into the protein MWLKILRQNLSHLARRAKGSASIEQKNGSTKSNKTNNNGAEVNRNEDNQNGSVDVKSQAKKKSGGPGSGPLLQQAEVSSSQLDFFKMLDEKIENGPDYDESLDATMRAERISDLMRRWELASMSWSSVADLNNPVCLMMPSTENVGLSNSRQNLTAKDREGMRNIIGGRPDSAPVFGRNANRVDGLQEVNSPSANMPRHVLESITQSPTQSLKNAGSLSVCTDSPTSLHRFQDYNTKEYNANVAATINPRVSRSNYETSGGGAVNGEYVTQQALYREQYLQQTGIIAVQPQFTASHNNSPNNVVSSVLRNNPYVQQFQLANNSSPQHFASRKRGYNNTAQMT